The following DNA comes from Camelus dromedarius isolate mCamDro1 chromosome 29, mCamDro1.pat, whole genome shotgun sequence.
AGACTGAATCATCCTCCAGTTGTTGTCATCGTAGTTCACCTGGTAATAGCCTGTCACGTTGACATTCAGCAGGACCCATTCATTCGTTCCAGTTTTGAACAGATTATCCTGGGCTGTGGGGAGAGACCAGAGCTGGGGCGGGGCTGCTCAGGCCACTGGCTGATCGGACCCTCAGCCCTCCTCTCTCCAGGCTTCTGTAGAGCAGCCTGGCAGCGGTGGGCCCTCACACCGCCCGGGCAGTGCCcaaggagaggggcagagaggaggtgcAGGACAGGCTGCCAGGCCTCTGGCTGGCCGCTGACCTTGCACAGAACAGTTGCCACCTCTGAACCTCAGCGACTGCCCTGCCTCCCACAGGCTCCTAGTGGCTGGGCCAGTGACATCTGCTGGACAAgtacatcaccaccaccacctctgggGCCACTTAGACTCAACTCCCCAGGCAGTTGCTccttctccaccccaccccttcttCCTCCCATCACACCCCAGTCACCAAGTGGGAAACCCAGGCAGAGCCTCCCACCCAGCAAGCCTTGCAACGCTGCTCATCTGTTCCTTGGGGCTCCACGCCCCCTCCTCACTGCTCTCCCACTACCCTTTCTCCTGGCAGCCAGAAGGCATCCTTCCACATCTGCAGGTCAGACCCAATTGCTCGTCCACTTCCCACCTACCACCTACTCGGAATCTTCCTAGCCTGAGGAAGGGCTGCTCATATTATGTATCAGCCTGCAGGGACCCACTTCACCTGGAGCCAGGATACACCTCTGCCGGAACCACACTCAGTCCCCACATTCTCTCCTACCTCATGCCTTGTACTTGCTGTTGACTGCCTGGACTGCTTCTCTTTGCCGCCATTAGCCTGGTGGACTTCTACTCTTCCTCCAAGACTaagctcacctcctccaggaagcctttcctgacctctCCATGAAGCTGAATCTCCCTTattcccagctccctgcccccctgccccagtAGCTCAGAGACCATACGTGCCTCTCCTAAAGCGCTCAGCACAGCTCTGGAAAGTTTGAACTCCTTGTCTTCCTTCCCTTCATCGGCAGCCTTGGCCTAGGCAGAGGGTGACTCACCTTGACCTTGATTtcctcagtgcctggcagagaAGGGCTGCTCATattatgtatcaggcactgttgTAAACATTATGTGGGAATcctctcctttaatcctcacacaaCTCTATGGGGCAGATGTTGTtcttagccccattttatagatgaggaaacagagacaagaAAGAGATGGTAACTTgaccagagtcacacagctgggcaGCAACAAAGCAGAGCTTAGAACCAAAGAAGCTGGCTCCATCTGTTGAATGGAGCAATGAAAGAAGCCCCCCGGAGGCTGCCAGGACCCCTGGGATGCGGGCCAGGAGCGGCTATCCCCCAGGGCAGGCCAGGCTACCTTTTTCCTGGCCCTGCAGCCAGTAGTGGGCCTGCGGTGTGCCATTTCTGATAGACGAGATGGGAACAATCCACAGATAGCTGCAACAAGAGACCCAGAGGCCAGGTGTAAGAGATGGCGGCTCTTGGCCACTGCTGGCAAAGGGCAGCCCTGCCTGGGCTCCCAGTTTCTGCCTGACTCTGGCACCAAGCACCCCCATCCTCCTGGCCCAAGAGGGAGACTGTCTACAGCCACCAGGGCAGGGGCCACAGCAGGCCAGGCCCTGCTATGGTCAAGGGCCCCATAGCAACTCCCCCTCATCCTGCCTAGGCAGCTGTCTCGGTGACCCCATCTGCTCACTTGAACTCTGAGGGGCGGGTGACGTTGGAGTCGGGGTCAAGGAGGAAGTGTTTCTGTGAGATGTCCCCTGTCTTGGTGTCCACAGTGATGACAGGGAAGCCCATCTGCAGGGTCCAGCGGTCCATGATAGCTCTCACAGTGTCTGGCAGTTGGATGGACGTCTGATTGTTTACAGCCTTGGGCAGAGCGAGATGGTCCAGCCATCAGCAGACTGCCAttctcccaccccacccatccagggcagcccctgcacccctggccTCTCCCTAGTGGCCCCACTTTGCTGGAAGGCAGTGGAGGAGCACTGGGCTGGGAGGCAGAAGCTGGGGTCCTAGGCCGGCTCTCTCTCTCCTCGGCTGCCCAGTGCTGGATAAGCCAAGTCTTCTTGGCCTCTGGTTCACCCTGCACTAACTGAACAAATCTATATGGTCCCTCCATTCTAATccaacctggggtggggggctgtcaGGGAGGGGCACCCAGGATGCCCATGGCTCAGCCTGAACAAACCTGGGAGAATGGgcagggaaaggaggcagagatgaAGGAAAACCAGTGTCCCAGTGTCACAGGGAGGGCGAAGGAGAGGGCTGTGGGTGACGTGAAGGAAACACCCCTGGGTTGGGGTCTGGGGGTGGGCTTAGGGTGGTTGTTATTGTCTTAAGTCTTTTTTCATCTTGTTCCATGTGTGTGCCTCGCTTTTGTAATAAACCAAACACATCtgttaaaaactgagaaaataaaaaactaaaaacagcaTACAAAGAGGGCAGACCATGTCAGAAAGTGCaagccagtggggagaggaactCTGGGAGGCTGCAGAGAGAGGGGGCTCAGGGtaagagggagcaggagggagagatggagctGGAGGGTGCTGGCATCGAGGAGGACTCAGctttggaggagaggaaggagaggacaaCTGCGGCAGGGCAAGAAAGACaatggaaggggaagggagggactgaggatgtgggaggtggggaaggtggaTCAGGCTCATGGCAGATGGATGTTGGGCTGGAGACCGGCCAGGAGGGCACTAGAGCCCACCTGTGACTCTGTGACAAGGTCCTGGGCCTCCCCTCCCTGTTCAGGCTGGTCATGGAGCACAGGCACATTGAGGGGTCAGTCGGGCTGACAGGGCCACAGAGAAGAGGGGGCAGCTATAAAGGAGAGGATGTGAtgggggaggatggagagaatGCAGACTCCAGTCTCAGGAGGGGCAGGGCGGGCAGGAGGGTGGGAGCGATTGGAGGGTTTGCCCCACAGGCAGGGGCTGTTAAGGGTCTAAGTGGATAGGAATGAAAGGTGGGGCTGGATGGGAGGGTCAGAGCATGCACTGAAGGTGCTAGTGTGGGCAAAGTcaggcctgggaggggccagCGGGGCACAAGGCAGCCAGAAGTGCTGAGTAGGCAAAAGACTGGCTCCaaagttccaggcagaggaaggccTGGGCTTGGGCTTGGGAACATGAGAGCCTATTTCCTCACCCCTCAGCTCCCATCACAGAGCTCACTGCAGCGGGAGGCAGGCTGCCAGCCAGGACTCCTGACCCAGGCTCCCTCAACACCTCCCCCAGGAGTCATcattctgcccattttacagatgagcaagcAAGGCTCCCAATGACCTGCCTGGGAGGGTAAGCAGTGGAGCTGGACACATTCTCTTACATACTCCCCAGGGACTTTCAGCATCTCAGGACCCCCATAGAATGGCTTCAGTGGGGCTGGCTGTTACTGACCTTCTGCAAGTGCTCCCACAGGTCTAGGTAGGTGGTGTTCTGATAGGCAAAGGCATTCAAGTAGGACTGTGGAAAGACAGGGCATGGTGAGGGTAAAGCTGATGCCCCCAGCCTCTACCACTCAACCTCTGTGGTAGGCTGGGGCCTGGAGGAAACGCCCCCCACCTCATGGCTGAACCAAGGGTACTCACTGCCAGGCCCTTCTTGAACAGTTCCTCAGTCAGGAAGTCAGAGAGCATCCTGATGACCgaggctccctggtggaggggagggggctcagaAGACTGCACTGAGCCAGCCGGACCCTGTGTCCCCACTGGGTTGGGACAGGTGCTCCCAGAGCCCCGGCTTCAGTGGGGCCCCTGTGGGCTGagtccccacctccttccttaTGCCCCCCACTGTCTCAGGACCAGCACGGAGGCTGGGCAGCACCTTGCTGTAGGAGATGGTGTCGAACATCTCGCTAATCTGGGCAGGTGTGTTGACCTCCTCGGCAGGGGTGGTCAGCGGGTGGGAGGAGGCCAGTGCGTCCACAGCCATCACAGGGTACACGTCATTTGTCACTATGAGGTCTTTCTGCAAATCCCCAACAGCCATCAGGAGACTGGCCTGGGAGGGGGTGACCCAGGTtttcccccaccccagaccctaGGGGCTCCAGGGCAGTGGGCTCACCAGATTCCAGTTGGGCTCTGCATAGTCAGCACCCAGGTACTCCACGTAGGAGGCAAAGCCCTCATTCAGCCACAGGTCATTCCACCAGGCCAGAGTCACCAGGTTCCCAAACcactgtgggggagggaggtcagCCCGGCAAACCACTCTGGCTTGTAGTCACTAACAATACCCAGGGCTACCGTTCACCAAGTGCACCCCGTGTGCCAGTCTTGAGCTCGAGACTTTACTGGCATCACAGTGACGCCTCCCTGCTATCTTGCCAGGTGGAACCCTCTGCCTTCCTCAGCTGCGAAGGGTAGAGTCACAACATATGCCATCTCCTCTCAAAGCCCCCCTCTTTCTTTGTCTGCATTCCCCATGATGGGGGCTACCTGGTGGGCCAGCTCATGAGCAATCACAGTGACCACCCGCTCCTTGTTGCTGATGGAGGAGGACAGTGGGTCGAACAGTAGCGCATTCTCCCGGTAGGTCACCAGCCCCCAGTTCTCCATGGCACCAGCATTGAAGTCAGGCAAGGCAATCTGATCTGGGGAAGTCAATGGCATTGGCAGGATGGTCTCTTGGTATAGACACCCATCTGCTTCCCCCTAGCACAAGGCCCCTCACTCACCAGATTTGGGGAGTGGGTATGATGTAGCATAGTGATGGGCAAAGAAGTCTAAGATGGGACCTGTCTTGTTCAGGGCATAAATGCCATGGCCCTCCGCAGTTGCATTAGGCCGAGCCCAGATCCTGATCTGCAAAGAAGATAGGGGTAGGTCAGGGGCTCCTCTTGGGTCATGGTATAGGTGGGCCAAGTCCCAGGGCACAGCAGGCTAGGGGACCAACCAGGTTAAACCAAGAGCTTGGTCACGGGGTAGAGGTGCAATCTTCACCAAGCTTTTGAGTTGTAGGGAGGAGTTTTTGGAGCATAAAATAACAAGTCTTCACCATGAGTCTGGCACCCAGGGGCTGGGAACTCTTTCTTTGTGAGGAGGGTCTAATTTTTGAGATGCAGAGACTGAGAGTCAGAGAACTTAAGACATTTGCCCGAAATCACTCAGAACTGGGATTCACTGTCTAACAACTCAGGAGCTGCGACAAGGATGAGGATAAACAGGAATATCCACTCCCTAGACCAGGACCAATCCCAGGGAAGGACAGGTGGGCTCAGCTCCGTACCAGGACATCATTGGCTGACTTTCCCTCCACACACGTGAACTCGCTCACGATGAAGGCCAGTAGGTACGTGGACATTTTAGGTGTGGTTTCGAACTCAGTGACGTTCCAGTTGGGGTCTCCCTCAAGTGGGACACTGGGACCTGGGCAGGGAGTATGCAGGCATGTCGGGGTgtgccctctcccctgccctgagTCCCAGCCCTAGGGGCCTGCTTCCCGAGGCTGTGTGGTCCCAGCCAGACCCACTCACCTTTGGGCAGCATGTTGGACAGGGCCGTGAGGTCCTTGGGgtggatgagggtgatgttgaACGTGGCCTTCATGGCTGGTTCATCAAAGCATGGGAAGGATTTCCGGGCATCTGGAGCCTGCATCTGTGTCGTGGCCAGCACCCTGCCCAAAGCAGGGGGTTAGagggtgtgcagcataatgtctgTTCCCGTGGGAGTAGGCAGGATGGGGGCTATAGGGTGTTGCTGGGTGTCCACAGGATGGGGTGCACAGATGGCTCTCCGGCCtaatcccttccctccccacctcccccaggccgCCTCTGGGCCCACAGGCCAGCTGACAAGGGGGACAAGGCTCCTTCTGGACTGAGGGTCAAAGTCCTGACAGTCTCTGTCACTGTATTAGCTGggagaccttgggcaaatttctcTCCTTGGAGCCTGTTTTCCTATCTATCTAAGAAGCACTGTCATCACTAATCCCTGACTCCCTAATGTGGTGTAGAGGGGCCCTGTGAGAAACGGCTCCATAGCTGCTCTACCAGAGCTGTGGATGGAGCAGTGGACCAGCCAAAGGCTCCAGAAGGTTCAAAGGCCTCGAGTCCAAGCCCTTCCTTGGCCCCCAGGATCCAGCTCTGCCTCAGCATCAAGCATCTGCCCCCACCCGGCAGACCGAGCTCCGACTTACTTTTTAACGTTGCCTTCCATGTACTCGCTGCGGTAGAAGCCTGCCAGGTCGTCGGCCAGCTCCCCTTCAAACTCAGCGTCCATCTCATACATTCTGCCTGCCTCCAGCGAGCCCTTGAGGTGCACCACCAGGTACTGGGTGAGCTCTACCAGCTCAGTCCTGTCGATGCTGGGAGCCTGGGTGCCCCCCACGCCCCGCAGGACCACCATGTGCTCCTGGGTGGTGGTGTAGTTGAGCTTCTTGCTATGGATGATGATGACATTGGTGGGCTCCTTGCAGATGAAGCGGACGGTGCTCGTGCCCTTGAAGATATACAGGCCCTTATCGTTGGGGGTGAGATAGGGCCTCAGCTTCACATTGTAGGAGTCGGGCAACAGGGTCGTGGGTAGACGGTATTGGTTCCACGGCTTGCTCTGGTCCAAGGTGGTGGCTGAACTGGTGGAGGGGGTCGTGGAGGGGGTCGTGGAAGGGGCCACAGTGGCACACTCGGCATTCTTGTTCTTCTCCTGGGCGTATACCACAGACAGAGCAATGATGGTGGCCACAGCCGCCACGCCCAGGAGGATGCCCAGGATGCCCAGGGCCTTGGAAATGTAGAATCCCTTTCCcatggtgagggtggggagggagcgcGGGGAGGCTCAGGACAGGCGAGGAACAGGGCAGCCTCGGGCCAGGCTTATATCCCTGAAGGGGAGGAGCCCTGCAGCCTGCAGACTGGGCAAAAATTAACCAGGACTCAGACAGGCGAAGGTCACTGGATTGGGTACGAACACACTCTGCCCAGGTTCCGGAGAGGAGATCCAGGAACAGTGTGCGGAGTGCGGCTCAGGGGTGCCTGCTGGGAGCAAACAGTGTCTGGTTACAGGCTGCAGGCTGCCTGTGAGCCCACCAAGGACTGAAGGGCAGGCTGCGGGCCCAGCAGTGAGAGGGAGCAGCCAGGTGGCACAGCTCTGCCTGCGAGCTAAGTGGGGGCAGGAGCAGAAGGACTGAGGTTAGATCCAGGAAGTTAGAAGGACTTCCCAGGAACAAGAGATGGGAGGTGAAAAGAAGAGGAGAGTTGGTTTCTGGCTTGGGTCAAGAACACACTGGGTCATCCATGTGGTTACATCCTGGAAGGATGCCCAGGGCTCCTCAGCAGCAtggtcccagcctcccttgcattCTTCCAGAGCAGGGA
Coding sequences within:
- the ANPEP gene encoding aminopeptidase N, whose product is MGKGFYISKALGILGILLGVAAVATIIALSVVYAQEKNKNAECATVAPSTTPSTTPSTSSATTLDQSKPWNQYRLPTTLLPDSYNVKLRPYLTPNDKGLYIFKGTSTVRFICKEPTNVIIIHSKKLNYTTTQEHMVVLRGVGGTQAPSIDRTELVELTQYLVVHLKGSLEAGRMYEMDAEFEGELADDLAGFYRSEYMEGNVKKVLATTQMQAPDARKSFPCFDEPAMKATFNITLIHPKDLTALSNMLPKGPSVPLEGDPNWNVTEFETTPKMSTYLLAFIVSEFTCVEGKSANDVLIRIWARPNATAEGHGIYALNKTGPILDFFAHHYATSYPLPKSDQIALPDFNAGAMENWGLVTYRENALLFDPLSSSISNKERVVTVIAHELAHQWFGNLVTLAWWNDLWLNEGFASYVEYLGADYAEPNWNLKDLIVTNDVYPVMAVDALASSHPLTTPAEEVNTPAQISEMFDTISYSKGASVIRMLSDFLTEELFKKGLASYLNAFAYQNTTYLDLWEHLQKAVNNQTSIQLPDTVRAIMDRWTLQMGFPVITVDTKTGDISQKHFLLDPDSNVTRPSEFNYLWIVPISSIRNGTPQAHYWLQGQEKAQDNLFKTGTNEWVLLNVNVTGYYQVNYDDNNWRMIQSQLQIDPSAIPVINRAQVIYDGFNLANAHIVSVTLALNNTLFLNKETEYMPWQAALNSLSYFKLMFDRSEVYGPMKKYLRKQVEPLFQHFESITKNWTERPQNLMDQYNEINAISTACSNGLSKCEELAKTLFNNWMKDPENNPIHPNLRSTIYCNAIAQGGQEEWDFAWKQFQKAQLVNEADKLRSGLACSNEVWLLNRYLSYTLNPDLIRKQDATSTINSIASNVIGQPLAWDFVQSNWKKLFQDYGGGSFSFSNLIQAVTRRFSTEQELQELEQFKQNNMDVGFGSGTRALEQALEKTKANIKWVKENKEVVLQWFTENS